In Humulus lupulus chromosome 6, drHumLupu1.1, whole genome shotgun sequence, a single genomic region encodes these proteins:
- the LOC133785074 gene encoding phenylcoumaran benzylic ether reductase TP7-like, translating to MQGDLYEHESLVKAIKQVDVVISTVGHVQLGDQVKIIAAIKEAGNVKRFFPSEFGTDVDRNHAVEPAKSAFAVKSQIRRAVEAEGIPYTYVACNYFAGYFLPTLVQSGATAPPRDKVIILGDGNPKGN from the exons ATGCAGGGTGATCTTTATGAGCATGAGAGTTTGGTAAAGGCTATCAAGCAAGTTGACGTGGTGATATCAACGGTGGGTCACGTGCAGTTGGGTGATCAGGTTAAAATCATTGCTGCCATTAAAGAAGCTGGCAATGTTAAG AGATTCTTCCCATCGGAGTTTGGGACCGATGTGGATCGTAACCATGCCGTAGAACCGGCCAAATCAGCATTCGCAGTCAAGTCCCAAATCCGGCGAGCGGTCGAGGCTGAAGGCATCCCTTACACATACGTGGCTTGCAACTACTTCGCTGGCTATTTTCTTCCCACATTGGTTCAGTCAGGAGCCACTGCCCCTCCTAGAGACAAAGTCATTATATTAGGCGATGGAAATCCCAAGGGTAACTAA